A window of Lysobacter terrestris contains these coding sequences:
- a CDS encoding alpha-ketoglutarate-dependent dioxygenase AlkB family protein, which yields MACVPIPLPDADLAYDPQWLEAAAADRLLVELRDGVAWENHRVRLFGREHPSPRLSCWIGDPDTAYRYSGSLFEPRPWPALLLPLRDRLSHELGVAFNSVLANLYRDGHDCMGWHSDDERELGAAPVIASVSLGATRRFVLKHRQTPQKLAIELPHGSLMVMAGMTQRHYRHALPRTVKPVGERINLTFRKIHPL from the coding sequence AATGGCTGGAAGCGGCGGCGGCCGATCGCCTCCTGGTTGAACTGCGCGACGGTGTCGCCTGGGAGAACCACCGCGTCCGCCTGTTCGGCCGCGAACACCCCTCGCCGCGGCTGAGCTGCTGGATCGGCGACCCGGACACCGCGTACCGCTACTCCGGCAGCCTGTTCGAGCCGCGGCCCTGGCCGGCGTTGCTGTTGCCGTTGCGGGATCGCCTGAGCCATGAGCTGGGCGTGGCCTTCAACAGCGTGCTGGCGAACCTGTACCGCGACGGGCACGACTGCATGGGCTGGCACAGCGACGACGAGCGCGAACTCGGCGCGGCGCCGGTGATCGCTTCGGTCAGCCTGGGGGCGACGCGCCGCTTCGTGCTCAAGCACCGCCAAACGCCGCAGAAGCTGGCGATCGAGCTGCCGCATGGCAGCCTGATGGTGATGGCCGGGATGACGCAGCGTCATTACCGCCATGCGCTGCCTCGAACGGTGAAACCGGTGGGCGAGCGCATCAATCTGACCTTCCGCAAGATCCATCCATTGTAA